The following are encoded in a window of Trichocoleus sp. FACHB-46 genomic DNA:
- the mazG gene encoding nucleoside triphosphate pyrophosphohydrolase: MSHPEGQVPLPTTAALTALQQLIEVVAKLRSPDGGCPWDLAQTPETLIPYVIEEAYETVDAIRSGDQKAIAEELGDLLLQVVLQAQIASEQGQFSLTEVAQGISEKLIRRHPHVFGDVEVASVEEVRQNWEQIKDQEKGATTQPPLLSQKLSNYARSLPPLVAAMKISQKAAGAGFEWDSIDGVWDKFHEELAELQEALQGEDKAHQESELGDLLFTIVNLARWQGLDPAEALQGTNRRFIQRFVQVEAVCDRPLTDYSLEELEAFWQQAKAKLGHTQPTTPSEQ; encoded by the coding sequence ATGTCACACCCAGAGGGACAAGTTCCGCTTCCGACTACTGCTGCCCTAACTGCTCTGCAACAACTGATCGAGGTGGTGGCCAAATTGCGATCGCCCGATGGGGGTTGTCCTTGGGACTTAGCCCAAACTCCTGAGACTCTAATTCCTTATGTGATTGAGGAAGCCTACGAAACCGTAGACGCGATTCGCAGCGGTGATCAAAAGGCGATCGCGGAAGAATTAGGAGATCTCCTGCTGCAAGTGGTTCTGCAAGCCCAGATTGCCAGCGAGCAAGGGCAGTTTAGCTTAACCGAAGTCGCCCAAGGCATTAGTGAGAAGTTGATTCGTCGCCATCCTCATGTCTTTGGGGATGTGGAAGTTGCCAGTGTGGAAGAGGTACGGCAAAACTGGGAGCAAATTAAAGATCAAGAAAAAGGAGCCACAACTCAGCCCCCCCTCCTCAGCCAAAAACTCAGCAACTATGCTCGGAGCCTACCGCCTCTAGTGGCAGCGATGAAAATTTCGCAGAAAGCCGCAGGAGCTGGGTTTGAGTGGGACAGCATTGACGGCGTGTGGGATAAATTCCACGAAGAACTGGCTGAGTTGCAAGAAGCACTCCAAGGAGAGGACAAAGCGCACCAAGAATCAGAGCTGGGGGACTTGTTGTTCACGATCGTCAACCTCGCTCGCTGGCAAGGATTAGACCCAGCGGAAGCCCTACAAGGCACGAATCGCCGTTTTATTCAGCGGTTTGTGCAGGTTGAAGCCGTGTGCGATCGCCCTTTAACCGACTACAGCTTGGAAGAATTAGAAGCGTTTTGGCAACAAGCAAAAGCTAAATTAGGGCACACTCAACCGACGACTCCCTCAGAGCAATAA
- a CDS encoding ADP-ribosylglycohydrolase family protein → MQNSDRLGRAQDALVGLSVGDAFGENFFRDPKIETKWKQFQILPAPSWSFTDDTQMALSVVAILRRYGEIQPDALVASFAQHYDAKRGYGRAMGDMLAKIRSGQSWQALAASLFQGQGSFGNGAAMRVAPLGAYFADDLDAVVEQAKRSAVVTHTHLEAIAGAIAVAVATAWAWRFRMNGSRPSHAEFLTQVLSLVPPSKVRSLVQKALDLPADTKVLKAVAVLGNGSHISAQDTVPFALWCAATHLDNYEAALWLTSRGFGDVDTTCAIVGGIVAAYSGVESIPAAWLTAREPLPNWPFEET, encoded by the coding sequence ATGCAAAACAGTGACCGACTAGGCCGAGCTCAAGACGCTTTGGTAGGGCTGTCCGTCGGAGATGCATTCGGTGAGAATTTCTTTCGTGACCCGAAGATTGAGACTAAGTGGAAACAATTTCAGATACTACCCGCACCATCTTGGTCATTCACTGACGATACCCAAATGGCCCTCTCAGTTGTGGCTATCCTGCGCCGATATGGTGAGATTCAGCCAGATGCGCTAGTTGCCAGCTTTGCTCAGCATTACGATGCCAAACGAGGATATGGCCGAGCAATGGGTGACATGCTGGCAAAAATCCGTTCAGGTCAATCTTGGCAAGCTTTGGCTGCTAGTCTGTTTCAAGGTCAGGGGTCTTTTGGGAACGGAGCTGCCATGCGAGTTGCTCCTCTAGGCGCTTATTTTGCCGATGACTTAGACGCTGTGGTTGAGCAGGCAAAACGCTCGGCTGTTGTGACTCATACTCATTTGGAAGCAATTGCAGGCGCGATCGCGGTGGCTGTGGCAACTGCTTGGGCTTGGCGATTTCGGATGAATGGCTCTCGTCCCAGTCATGCTGAATTTTTGACCCAAGTTTTGTCGTTGGTGCCTCCTAGCAAAGTGCGATCGCTAGTTCAAAAAGCGTTGGATTTACCAGCAGACACCAAAGTTTTGAAGGCAGTTGCGGTGTTAGGCAATGGTAGCCACATTTCTGCTCAAGACACGGTTCCGTTTGCCCTATGGTGTGCAGCGACACACCTTGACAACTATGAAGCAGCCCTTTGGCTAACTTCACGGGGTTTTGGTGACGTTGATACAACTTGTGCGATCGTAGGTGGAATTGTTGCAGCCTATAGCGGGGTAGAAAGTATTCCTGCCGCTTGGCTCACGGCGAGGGAACCTTTACCCAATTGGCCGTTTGAGGAAACGTAA
- a CDS encoding histone deacetylase — protein MPKFATYLHPQTCQTSKPSHLIPFKGYSFPHYSKVRQELEKSLSDYPSLPVRRVKYSEYLRVHTREYLQQLVLLAAEKPLEKFNLEMPHLLGGCWGLEHCLPGYAYGLGGLFEAIAQMKQGNLERAYCFSLVGHHAHANWGHGYCLLNPLAAAAKYAQEQGFEKILIVDWDIHHGDGTQSMFSGDRSVYCLSIHSAIDLYMAKASDLKRGTTTAAEAVGHCNIPLLPARFADDFPPKMGLTGQFYRVNESLSAFQSALDQIPWTPDLILIFSGYDSHRDDCGKETTGWTEADFAALTEAVLEVAKKANCPVLSNHGGGYKLPITIASAVSHVKTLASYS, from the coding sequence ATGCCTAAATTCGCCACCTATCTTCACCCCCAGACTTGTCAAACGTCTAAGCCGAGTCATTTGATTCCCTTCAAAGGTTATTCATTTCCGCACTACAGCAAGGTTCGGCAAGAACTTGAAAAAAGCCTCTCTGATTATCCATCGCTCCCAGTCAGACGAGTGAAATACAGTGAATACTTGCGAGTTCACACGAGAGAGTATTTGCAACAGTTAGTGTTGCTGGCGGCAGAAAAACCACTAGAGAAGTTCAACCTGGAGATGCCGCATCTTCTCGGTGGTTGCTGGGGACTGGAGCATTGCCTACCTGGATATGCTTACGGGCTGGGTGGCTTATTTGAGGCGATCGCCCAGATGAAACAAGGCAACTTAGAGCGAGCTTACTGCTTTAGCTTGGTTGGCCATCATGCTCATGCTAATTGGGGACATGGCTATTGCTTGCTCAATCCTTTAGCCGCAGCTGCAAAGTATGCCCAAGAGCAAGGCTTTGAGAAAATCTTAATTGTGGATTGGGATATTCATCATGGTGATGGCACGCAATCTATGTTCAGTGGCGATCGCAGCGTATATTGCCTGAGCATTCATAGCGCGATCGACCTGTACATGGCCAAAGCTTCAGATTTGAAACGTGGCACCACGACAGCTGCCGAAGCCGTGGGGCATTGCAATATTCCTTTGCTACCTGCCCGATTCGCCGATGACTTCCCGCCCAAGATGGGGCTGACGGGTCAGTTCTACCGAGTCAACGAGAGCCTATCTGCCTTTCAGTCTGCGCTGGACCAAATCCCTTGGACTCCCGATTTGATTCTGATTTTCTCTGGATACGACTCGCACCGCGATGACTGCGGTAAAGAAACCACAGGCTGGACGGAAGCAGATTTTGCAGCGCTGACTGAAGCAGTTTTAGAGGTGGCAAAAAAAGCCAACTGCCCAGTGCTGTCTAATCACGGAGGTGGTTACAAGTTACCCATCACGATCGCCTCAGCTGTGAGTCATGTAAAAACCTTAGCGAGCTATAGCTAA
- the folB gene encoding dihydroneopterin aldolase → MVSTALPLNRHMDCIQLTGIRAYGYTGFLPEEQVLGQWFQVDLTLWLDLSKSGSSDRIEDTLDYRNAIETVKQLVKTSKFALVERLASAIAEALLELPAHPDQPVVEQVRVQLSKPAAPIPDFGGRITIDITRTR, encoded by the coding sequence TTGGTTTCAACTGCCTTACCGCTGAATCGACACATGGATTGCATTCAACTCACAGGAATTCGCGCTTACGGTTACACAGGCTTTTTGCCAGAAGAACAAGTTCTGGGCCAATGGTTTCAAGTAGATTTAACCTTGTGGCTGGACTTGTCTAAATCGGGATCCAGCGATCGCATTGAAGACACTCTGGACTACCGCAACGCCATCGAAACGGTGAAGCAACTGGTTAAAACCAGCAAATTCGCTTTGGTCGAGAGATTAGCCAGCGCGATCGCAGAAGCTTTGTTGGAACTACCTGCCCACCCCGATCAACCCGTCGTGGAGCAAGTCCGAGTGCAGTTGTCTAAACCTGCTGCCCCCATTCCCGATTTTGGTGGCAGAATTACCATCGATATTACCCGTACTCGTTAG
- a CDS encoding metal-binding protein has product MPSGRTHDRITLWSLPLVAGLTYGRTQSSNLTLLVAGGFLFGGLMFGPDLDIYSRQYQRWGWLRWIWLPYRKMMRHRSFWSHGPVVGTALRLLYLATWLSALSLVGVAIALALGYPVPDWPTATDLAQQSVLQYSPEVMALCLGLELGALSHSCSDWLSSTYKSTHKRYKTQGWKGLFYSKPKKRQRKSAPRAKPQSRIMPTKPQPRN; this is encoded by the coding sequence ATGCCCTCTGGTCGAACCCACGATCGCATTACCCTGTGGAGCTTGCCATTAGTGGCAGGTCTGACCTATGGGCGAACTCAAAGTAGCAACCTCACCTTACTAGTGGCGGGTGGATTTTTGTTTGGGGGACTGATGTTTGGTCCTGACCTCGACATTTACTCGCGGCAATATCAACGCTGGGGGTGGCTGCGATGGATATGGTTGCCCTATCGCAAAATGATGCGGCACCGTTCCTTTTGGTCTCATGGGCCTGTAGTCGGCACTGCGCTACGCCTGCTTTATTTGGCGACTTGGTTGAGTGCTTTGAGTTTAGTCGGAGTGGCGATCGCCCTTGCCCTCGGCTACCCCGTCCCCGACTGGCCTACTGCGACTGATTTGGCTCAACAGTCAGTTTTGCAGTACAGCCCCGAAGTGATGGCCCTGTGCTTGGGCCTAGAACTGGGGGCGCTGAGTCATTCCTGTAGCGATTGGCTGAGTTCTACTTACAAATCGACTCACAAACGCTACAAAACTCAGGGTTGGAAAGGACTGTTTTACTCCAAGCCTAAAAAGCGTCAACGAAAATCAGCTCCTCGCGCCAAACCGCAGTCTAGGATCATGCCTACGAAACCACAGCCTAGAAACTAG
- a CDS encoding ATP-binding protein has product MSHPPKSSLQHRVSSEPLSDYDSRQGAGLLDFPTRWSLRRAKSIRQKIGWSHALAIGVAVIGSTFGHLLGDAYARVATRNWEAAHREERLLSSLNLAVLAARSHQQQFIPLLQNLPEFEHEHKHFLGHVQKIRGLMTEVQTAVVTHAQFSHASAELEAWLRTHDSTIEIYTEQLDQELRKIDRSRLQTANVSAAQQSLLAFTNSDAALELDSLSDDLTLLLDDVHAREMEADIAMHRAEDLHSLITYTSLLLSVVLAVVLALRTSQAIARPIEAVTQVAQRAAQESRFDLQAPALTDDEVGRLATAFNGLIRQVGQYTQELELSRQTLELRVTERTQELKQTIQELEEEISLRCQIQVALHKSEELFRSLSACSPVGIFLADVAGGLTYMNPRLQALSPKSTAANGTEVSWGASWMERVHPEDCDRVLSAWAEHIQQGGSYADEYRLQMPEGETRWVHARSSPLFADTGILLGHVGTVEDVTEQKQAEQEIRHALARERELNELRARFVTTVSHEFRTPLTVIVSSTELVQHYEHKMTLEKKQQHFEKIQTASRYITHLLDEVLLLSQASSSDLQSNPAPMDLEQFCRNLLEDMQVASFSSHTFRFRYQSFHPSVCLDERLLRYILTNLLSNAIKYSPHGSEVELEVTCDGASVTLSVQDQGIGIPAADQLHLFEAFHRAKNATNIPGVGLGLSIVKNCVDIQGGQITVESKTDLDTKFTVVLPLISQSHETQSQEI; this is encoded by the coding sequence ATGAGTCATCCTCCTAAGTCTTCCCTACAGCACCGCGTGTCTTCTGAGCCGCTGTCAGACTATGATTCTCGACAGGGTGCTGGCCTACTGGACTTTCCCACTCGTTGGTCGTTGCGTCGAGCGAAAAGTATCCGCCAAAAAATTGGTTGGTCTCATGCTTTGGCGATTGGGGTAGCAGTGATTGGATCTACTTTTGGCCACCTTCTGGGAGACGCCTATGCGAGAGTCGCAACGCGAAACTGGGAGGCAGCTCACCGGGAAGAGAGGCTATTGAGCAGCTTGAATTTGGCTGTCCTAGCCGCTCGCAGTCACCAACAACAATTTATTCCCTTGCTCCAAAATCTCCCAGAGTTTGAGCATGAGCACAAGCACTTTTTGGGTCATGTGCAGAAAATTCGTGGGTTAATGACAGAGGTACAGACTGCGGTTGTCACTCATGCTCAATTTAGTCACGCAAGTGCAGAATTAGAAGCTTGGTTGCGTACCCATGACAGCACGATTGAAATCTATACTGAGCAGCTAGATCAGGAATTGCGAAAGATAGATCGCAGCCGTTTACAAACAGCTAATGTTTCAGCGGCTCAGCAATCATTGCTGGCATTTACCAATAGTGATGCAGCTCTAGAGCTAGATAGTTTGTCTGACGACTTGACTCTCTTGCTGGACGATGTCCATGCCCGAGAGATGGAGGCAGACATCGCCATGCATCGAGCAGAAGACTTACACAGTCTAATTACTTACACGAGCTTGTTGCTGTCGGTTGTACTCGCAGTTGTCCTAGCTCTGCGGACTAGCCAAGCGATCGCTCGTCCCATTGAAGCCGTGACCCAAGTGGCGCAACGAGCAGCTCAAGAATCACGGTTTGACTTGCAAGCTCCAGCCCTGACTGACGATGAAGTGGGACGGCTGGCAACGGCCTTCAATGGCTTGATCCGTCAGGTAGGGCAGTACACCCAAGAGCTAGAACTCAGCCGCCAAACTTTAGAATTGCGAGTCACGGAACGAACTCAGGAACTAAAACAGACAATTCAGGAGCTAGAGGAGGAAATTAGCCTCCGTTGCCAAATTCAAGTAGCGCTGCACAAAAGTGAGGAGCTTTTTCGCTCCTTAAGCGCTTGTTCTCCTGTCGGCATTTTCCTGGCAGATGTGGCGGGTGGTTTAACTTACATGAATCCCCGGTTGCAAGCTTTGAGCCCCAAGAGCACCGCAGCGAATGGCACCGAAGTTAGCTGGGGAGCTAGCTGGATGGAGCGGGTGCATCCTGAAGATTGCGATCGCGTGCTTAGTGCTTGGGCTGAGCATATCCAACAAGGTGGCAGTTACGCAGATGAGTATCGACTGCAAATGCCAGAGGGTGAGACTCGTTGGGTTCACGCGCGATCGTCTCCCTTATTTGCTGACACTGGGATTCTCCTGGGGCATGTAGGCACCGTTGAGGATGTAACAGAGCAGAAACAAGCAGAGCAAGAGATTCGCCATGCTTTAGCTAGAGAGCGAGAGCTGAATGAACTACGCGCCCGTTTTGTCACCACAGTTTCTCATGAGTTTCGCACCCCCCTGACGGTGATTGTTTCCTCTACGGAATTGGTGCAGCACTACGAGCACAAGATGACTCTGGAGAAGAAACAGCAACATTTCGAGAAAATCCAAACTGCTAGTCGTTATATCACTCATCTACTCGATGAAGTGCTATTGCTGAGCCAAGCCAGTAGTAGTGACTTGCAATCCAACCCTGCTCCTATGGATCTAGAGCAGTTTTGCCGCAATCTGCTAGAAGACATGCAGGTTGCCTCATTCAGTTCTCATACTTTCCGATTTCGCTATCAAAGCTTTCATCCGTCGGTCTGTTTAGACGAGAGGCTATTACGGTACATCCTGACTAATTTGCTCTCAAACGCCATTAAATATTCACCCCACGGCAGCGAGGTGGAGCTTGAGGTCACTTGTGATGGTGCCAGCGTCACTTTGAGCGTGCAGGATCAAGGGATTGGTATTCCTGCTGCCGACCAGTTGCATCTCTTTGAAGCCTTTCATCGCGCCAAAAATGCGACTAACATTCCAGGGGTTGGTCTAGGTCTATCGATCGTCAAGAACTGTGTAGACATCCAAGGTGGTCAAATTACAGTAGAAAGTAAGACTGACCTCGATACCAAATTTACGGTTGTGCTGCCACTAATATCTCAATCCCACGAAACTCAATCTCAAGAGATTTAA
- a CDS encoding glutamate-5-semialdehyde dehydrogenase, whose translation MIASQVASLSLPDLARQTRQAARKLATLPAEAKNQAIEAIAQALEVAAPEILAANAADCEAAQTAGISSSLYARLKLDESKLKAAIAGVRDVGRLADPVGQVQIHRELDQGLVMKRVSCPLGVLGVIFEARPDAVMQISSLAIKSGNGVILKGGQEAVRSCEALVRAIHTGLAQTEIDPAVVQLLTTREETLELLKLDQYVDLIIPRGSNSFVRFVQDNTRIPVLGHADGICHLYVDKGADIRKAVAIAVDSKTQYPAACNAIETLLVHKDIASEFLLGATSALQAKNVELRGDDRTRAILNIAAATEADWSTEYSDLILSIKVVDDLAAAIDHINTYGSRHTEAIATEDPKAAAQFLAEVDAAGVYQNCSTRFADGFRYGFGAEVGISTQKMPPRGPVGLEGLVTYKYEITGDGHIAATYAGPDAKPFTHRDL comes from the coding sequence ATGATCGCGTCTCAAGTTGCTTCCCTGTCTCTTCCCGATCTGGCTCGGCAAACCCGTCAAGCTGCGCGTAAGTTAGCGACCTTGCCAGCCGAGGCGAAAAATCAAGCGATTGAAGCGATCGCCCAAGCCTTAGAAGTTGCAGCTCCAGAAATCTTGGCTGCCAATGCTGCCGACTGTGAAGCCGCCCAAACCGCAGGCATTAGTAGTTCTCTCTATGCTCGCTTAAAGCTGGATGAAAGCAAACTAAAAGCCGCGATCGCCGGAGTCAGAGATGTGGGTCGCTTAGCCGATCCGGTAGGACAGGTGCAAATTCACCGCGAACTCGACCAAGGCTTGGTGATGAAGCGGGTTTCTTGCCCGTTGGGTGTGTTGGGCGTAATTTTTGAAGCTCGTCCCGATGCGGTGATGCAGATTTCCTCACTGGCGATCAAGTCTGGGAATGGCGTGATCCTCAAAGGCGGCCAAGAAGCGGTACGTTCCTGCGAAGCCCTTGTTAGAGCGATTCATACAGGTTTAGCCCAGACCGAAATTGATCCTGCTGTAGTGCAACTCTTGACCACTCGCGAAGAAACCTTAGAACTGCTCAAGCTCGATCAATATGTGGATTTGATTATCCCCAGAGGTTCCAATTCTTTTGTGCGTTTCGTCCAAGACAACACGCGGATTCCAGTCTTAGGACATGCCGATGGTATTTGCCATTTGTATGTTGATAAAGGCGCGGATATTCGTAAAGCTGTGGCGATCGCCGTAGACTCTAAAACCCAATATCCTGCGGCTTGCAACGCGATCGAGACGTTGCTGGTTCACAAAGACATTGCTTCTGAGTTCTTGTTAGGGGCCACTTCTGCGCTTCAGGCCAAAAATGTAGAACTGCGGGGAGACGATCGCACCAGAGCCATTTTGAATATTGCTGCTGCGACCGAAGCCGACTGGTCTACTGAGTACAGCGATCTGATTCTGTCGATTAAAGTTGTGGATGACTTGGCCGCTGCGATCGACCATATCAATACCTATGGATCTCGACATACCGAAGCGATCGCCACCGAAGATCCCAAAGCTGCGGCTCAGTTTCTCGCTGAAGTGGATGCTGCGGGGGTATACCAAAACTGCTCGACTCGCTTTGCTGATGGTTTCCGCTACGGCTTTGGAGCTGAAGTGGGCATTAGCACCCAAAAAATGCCGCCTCGCGGTCCTGTGGGTCTAGAAGGGTTGGTAACTTACAAATACGAGATCACCGGAGACGGGCACATTGCTGCCACCTACGCTGGCCCCGACGCCAAACCATTTACCCACCGAGATCTGTAA
- a CDS encoding methyl-accepting chemotaxis protein, producing MIDFSRLKLRERILLGYGVPLVLTFAATGVVVANARHVIEQSRITEVGAHIVQECDRLAMTLYKRQTHARGYLLTRNDIFAKAYEASVQDYEERIATLEKVIAVSGEEQVERLQRLKVLGKEISKINRSLISLVEAGKVKEAGQEMVNGRILGLIDEAGGILNALTEHEDELQAERVKASEEAMRSLIVMAVVGAIAASLLAIVMGLFISSRITQTINQIVSVVASSSTEIAAAVEQQEKTVSQQAVSVNQTTAAMDQLSVASQQSAEQAESAATGARQVLALVNGQQDKQARNNGDSLRAKVGQIAEQILYLSEQTNQIGTISTLVSDLANQTNMLALNAAVEASRAGDQGKGFAVIATEIRKLADQSRKSADRIGTLVTDIQNATNSTVMVTDEGTKTVESIVAAVNNISLSNQQIFLTSKQQAIAIQQVVDAMTAINQGASQTASGIGQTRVSTRQLSEATLTLKAVV from the coding sequence ATGATTGATTTTAGCCGCCTCAAGCTTAGAGAACGCATTTTGTTGGGTTATGGAGTGCCATTAGTCCTCACATTTGCAGCGACCGGAGTAGTAGTTGCTAATGCTAGACATGTAATCGAGCAAAGCCGCATCACAGAAGTAGGTGCCCACATTGTTCAAGAGTGTGACCGTCTAGCAATGACTCTATATAAGCGTCAGACTCATGCGCGTGGGTATCTTTTGACTCGAAATGATATCTTTGCCAAAGCCTATGAAGCCAGTGTCCAAGACTATGAGGAAAGAATAGCTACTTTAGAAAAAGTAATTGCTGTTTCGGGTGAGGAACAGGTTGAGCGTCTGCAAAGATTAAAGGTTTTAGGCAAAGAGATTTCAAAGATTAATAGAAGTCTGATTAGTCTGGTAGAGGCTGGCAAAGTTAAGGAAGCTGGTCAAGAGATGGTGAATGGTCGCATCTTAGGGTTAATTGACGAGGCTGGAGGCATACTAAACGCCCTAACTGAGCATGAAGATGAGTTGCAAGCCGAAAGAGTGAAAGCATCGGAGGAAGCCATGCGATCGCTCATTGTGATGGCTGTGGTAGGCGCGATCGCGGCGAGTTTGCTGGCAATCGTAATGGGACTATTCATTTCATCCCGCATCACTCAAACGATTAATCAGATTGTCTCAGTGGTAGCTAGCTCCTCCACAGAAATTGCCGCAGCCGTAGAACAGCAAGAAAAAACAGTTTCTCAACAAGCGGTTTCTGTGAACCAAACCACAGCAGCAATGGATCAACTGAGCGTCGCTTCTCAGCAATCCGCCGAGCAGGCAGAGTCAGCCGCTACAGGAGCACGTCAAGTGTTGGCTTTGGTCAATGGTCAGCAAGATAAGCAAGCCCGCAACAACGGCGACAGCCTGAGAGCGAAAGTGGGTCAAATTGCCGAACAGATTTTATATCTGAGTGAGCAAACCAACCAAATTGGCACAATTTCTACCTTGGTGAGTGATCTGGCGAATCAGACCAACATGCTAGCGCTGAATGCTGCTGTCGAAGCTTCACGTGCCGGAGACCAAGGAAAAGGATTTGCAGTAATTGCGACAGAAATCCGCAAACTTGCCGACCAAAGCCGCAAGTCAGCCGATCGCATTGGTACTCTCGTGACCGATATTCAAAACGCTACCAACTCTACAGTGATGGTGACGGATGAAGGCACAAAAACCGTTGAGAGCATTGTAGCTGCGGTCAATAATATTTCCTTAAGTAACCAACAGATTTTTTTGACTTCTAAGCAACAGGCGATCGCGATTCAGCAAGTAGTGGATGCCATGACTGCGATCAACCAAGGAGCTAGCCAAACCGCAAGTGGCATCGGACAAACGAGAGTGAGCACGCGGCAGTTGAGTGAAGCAACTCTGACGCTCAAAGCAGTGGTGTGA
- a CDS encoding zinc metalloprotease HtpX, which produces MSSQSGALQAGIDALKQGRYSEAINLLETFCRNSSLAESKELLQAQMWLVKAYQRVGQPDKAIALCRQLALHENPQVHTWAKQTLQALSTATPDQPAKAPPRTAAPETQPVPASKLGRAGKTGVKLAMSGIGGSLALASGVTISLLFGMVFVLALSLVFILGSDQPGVGFGIAVGFTLVFNAIAFFVSPWFMDLIQGWFYGTRWVSLPEVARHSPEAARVIQQVCAQKKLKQPRLGIINDENPTAFTYGSLPNSARLVVSQGLFTYLDDEEVATVYAHELGHIVHWDFAVMTVAATLVQITYLIYSFARRMSRGGGDNKLKDAMGTAAIAAYIFYLIGTYLVLYLSRTREYFADHFAAETTGNPNALSRALVKIAYGILEEGQRAKEPSKLIEGTRALGIYDPKAASSVGTAYRVASSPEKIGRVFLWDMFNPWGWLMELSSTHPLTGKRVRALSTYAEQLGLETEFDMARVVAESRTLNKNKLYGNFALDLLLYGAELIGLAIGLGIGLALMSLAGWKVLVSLSLLGLGLGILVKMMVTFPDFSRAQATDVMSLMSDPYASPLRGRPVKLSGELIGRGDAGYKFGSDLKLQDPTGMMYVHYASRFGPLGNFMFGANQVQELLGSQVNATGWFRRSIMPWVDLAQLKTVGGKTVDSYHRFWQCILGAGAIIAAIVVPVVF; this is translated from the coding sequence ATGTCATCCCAATCGGGAGCGCTCCAGGCTGGAATAGACGCCCTAAAACAAGGGCGTTACTCGGAAGCTATCAACTTATTAGAAACTTTCTGTCGCAATAGTTCTTTAGCGGAATCAAAAGAACTATTGCAAGCTCAGATGTGGTTAGTGAAAGCATATCAACGTGTAGGGCAGCCTGATAAGGCGATCGCGCTCTGCCGCCAGTTAGCGCTACACGAAAACCCCCAGGTTCATACTTGGGCCAAGCAAACTCTCCAGGCACTCTCCACTGCAACACCCGATCAGCCTGCTAAGGCACCTCCTCGAACTGCGGCTCCAGAAACTCAGCCTGTACCCGCTAGCAAGTTGGGCCGAGCAGGCAAGACAGGTGTCAAGCTAGCCATGTCTGGGATTGGTGGCAGTCTAGCCCTCGCTTCGGGTGTAACGATCTCCCTGCTGTTTGGCATGGTGTTTGTCCTGGCATTGAGCCTGGTGTTTATTCTCGGCAGCGACCAGCCAGGAGTTGGCTTTGGCATTGCCGTGGGATTTACCCTGGTCTTTAATGCGATCGCCTTCTTTGTTTCGCCTTGGTTTATGGACTTGATCCAAGGTTGGTTCTACGGCACTCGTTGGGTTTCTCTGCCAGAAGTAGCGAGGCATAGCCCAGAAGCAGCGCGGGTAATTCAGCAAGTTTGTGCCCAGAAAAAACTGAAGCAACCTCGCCTAGGAATTATCAACGACGAAAACCCCACTGCATTTACCTATGGCTCCTTGCCTAACAGCGCTCGCTTAGTTGTCAGCCAAGGCTTGTTCACCTACCTCGACGATGAAGAAGTTGCCACAGTCTATGCCCACGAGCTAGGGCACATTGTCCACTGGGACTTTGCCGTGATGACAGTTGCAGCAACGTTGGTGCAGATTACCTATTTGATTTATAGCTTTGCCCGTCGCATGAGTCGTGGCGGTGGCGACAACAAGCTCAAAGATGCGATGGGAACTGCCGCGATCGCCGCTTACATCTTTTACCTGATCGGCACCTATCTAGTTTTGTATCTCTCTCGCACCAGAGAATACTTTGCCGACCACTTCGCGGCTGAAACGACAGGCAACCCTAATGCCCTCTCTCGCGCCTTGGTCAAAATTGCTTACGGGATTTTAGAAGAAGGCCAAAGAGCTAAGGAACCCAGCAAGTTAATCGAAGGTACGCGGGCGCTAGGAATTTACGACCCGAAAGCAGCTAGCTCAGTTGGCACAGCTTACCGAGTTGCCTCCTCACCAGAAAAAATTGGCCGCGTCTTTTTGTGGGATATGTTTAATCCCTGGGGCTGGTTGATGGAGTTGAGTTCCACCCACCCTCTGACCGGGAAACGAGTCCGAGCCTTGAGCACCTACGCCGAACAGTTGGGTTTAGAAACTGAGTTCGATATGGCGCGGGTGGTCGCTGAAAGTCGCACTCTCAACAAAAACAAGCTCTACGGCAACTTTGCGCTTGACCTCTTGTTGTACGGTGCTGAGCTCATTGGCTTGGCAATCGGTCTAGGGATTGGTTTGGCGCTGATGTCGCTGGCTGGTTGGAAAGTTTTAGTATCTCTCAGCTTGCTCGGTTTGGGTCTGGGTATCTTGGTCAAGATGATGGTGACGTTCCCAGATTTCAGCCGTGCCCAAGCGACTGATGTGATGAGCCTAATGTCTGACCCTTATGCTAGCCCGCTGCGAGGCCGTCCAGTGAAACTCAGCGGCGAGTTGATTGGTCGGGGTGATGCGGGTTATAAGTTTGGCTCTGACCTGAAGCTGCAAGACCCTACAGGCATGATGTATGTCCACTACGCTTCTCGCTTTGGGCCTTTGGGCAACTTCATGTTTGGGGCTAACCAAGTTCAAGAATTGCTGGGTTCGCAAGTGAACGCAACAGGTTGGTTCCGCCGCAGCATTATGCCCTGGGTAGACTTGGCTCAACTCAAAACCGTTGGTGGCAAAACAGTTGATAGCTACCATCGCTTCTGGCAGTGCATTTTGGGGGCTGGAGCCATTATTGCTGCCATTGTCGTGCCAGTCGTGTTCTAG